The following proteins are co-located in the Dromiciops gliroides isolate mDroGli1 chromosome 2, mDroGli1.pri, whole genome shotgun sequence genome:
- the SLC26A2 gene encoding sulfate transporter, giving the protein MSDKEDLYVSSSVDLPKGDDQHHHYCRILLEPQEKKTTDFKECAVKKLKKTCCCSPAKAKNWILGFMPVLQWLPKYDLKKYLLGDIMSGLIVGILLVPQSIAYSLLAGQEPIYGLYTSFFAGIIYFLFGTSRHISVGIFGVLCLMIGEVVEREVHKAGYGMDHIAKPILFNHINESVITPAVNQTSRQICDRSCYAITVGTTVTFIAGVYQVAMGLFQVGFVSVYLSDALLSGFVTGTSFTILTSQAKYLLGLNIPRSSGVGSLITTWISIFKNIHKTNLCDLITSLLCLLVLVPTKELNEHFKSKLKAPIPTELVVVVAATLASHFGKLNENYGSSVAGHIPTGFLPPKAPDWNLIPNVAIDAIAISIIGFAITVSLSEMFAKKHGYIVKANQEMYAIGFCNIIPAFFHCFTTSAALAKTLVKESTGCQTQVSSVMTALVLLLVLLVIAPLFYSLQKCVLGVITIVNLRGALRKFGDLPKMWRLSKMDTVIWFVTMLSSALISTEIGLLIGVCFSMFCVILRTQKPEASILGHVEESEIYESMCAYKNLQTEPAIKIFRFVAPLYYINKECFKSALYKKTISPVLVKAARKKAAKRKLKEKTVTFSGSQDEVSMNLSYEPPALHTIVIDCSALQFLDTAGIQTLKEVRKDYADIGIQVLLAQCNPSVRSSLYRGEYCTKEEETLIFYSVHQALCFALDLHKQKALSASNGLSTSTD; this is encoded by the exons ATGTCAGACAAAGAAGATCTCTATGTCAGTTCATCTGTTGACCTCCCTAAAGGTGATGACCAGCATCATCATTATTGTAGAATTCTTCTGGAGCCTCAGGAGAAAAAGACTACTGACTTTAAAGAATGTGCAGTCAAAAAGTTGAAGAAAACTTGCTGTTGTAGTCCAGCCAAAGCCAAAAACTGGATTTTGGGGTTCATGCCAGTCTTGCAATGGCTCCCAAAGTATGACCTGAAAAAATACCTCCTTGGAGATATAATGTCTGGCTTGATTGTAGGCATCTTGTTAGTTCCACAGTCCATTGCATACTCCCTTCTAGCAGGGCAAGAGCCAATTTATGGTCTGTATACTTCTTTTTTTGCTggaataatttatttcttatttgggACATCCAGACACATCTCAGTGGGTATTTTTGGAGTGTTGTGCCTCATGATTGGTGAAGTAGTTGAGCGGGAGGTGCACAAAGCTGGCTATGGGATGGACCATATAGCTAAACCTATCCTTTTTAATCATATAAATGAAAGTGTCATCACTCCAGCTGTGAACCAAACCTCAAGACAAATCTGTGATAGAAGCTGCTATGCAATTACTGTTGGCACAACAGTAACTTTCATAGCTGGAGTTTATCAG GTAGCCATGGGCCTGTTTCAAGTGGGCTTTGTCTCCGTCTATCTATCTGATGCCTTGCTGAGCGGATTTGTCACTGGTACCTCCTTTACTATCCTTACTTCTCAGGCCAAATATCTTTTAGGGCTAAACATCCCTCGAAGTAGTGGTGTGGGCTCTCTCATCACTACCTGGATATCTATCTTCAAAAACATCCATAAGACCAATCTCTGTGACCTCATTACTAGCCTTTTGTGCCTTCTTGTCCTTGTGCCAACCAAAGAACTCAATGAACACTTCAAATCCAAACTTAAGGCGCCAATTCCTACTGAGCTGGTAGTAGTTGTGGCCGCTACACTAGCATCTCATTTTGGAAAACTGAATGAGAATTACGGCTCCAGTGTAGCTGGACATATTCCTACTGGGTTTCTGCCCCCCAAAGCTCCCGATTGGAACTTGATTCCTAATGTGGCGATCGATGCGATAGCTATTTCTATCATTGGTTTTGCTATCACCGTGTCACTGTCAGAGATGTTTGCCAAGAAGCATGGCTACATAGTCAAGGCCAATCAGGAAATGTATGCTATTGGTTTTTGTAATATCATCCCTGCCTTCTTTCACTGCTTCACAACCAGCGCAGCTCTTGCCAAGACCTTAGTCAAAGAGTCGACTGGTTGTCAGACTCAAGTTTCTAGTGTAATGACAGCATTGGTTCTTTTATTGGTCCTCCTTGTAATAGCACCTTTATTCTACTCCCTCCAAAAATGTGTCCTTGGAGTGATAACCATTGTAAATCTCCGGGGAGCTCTTCGAAAGTTTGGTGATCTGCCCAAGATGTGGAGGCTTAGCAAAATGGATACAGTTATTTGGTTTGTTACTATGCTGTCTTCTGCACTAATAAGTACTGAAATTGGTCTGCTTATTGGGGTCTGCTTTTCTATGTTTTGTGTCATTCTTCGTACTCAGAAGCCAGAAGCTTCTATACTTGGTCATGTGGAAGAGTCTGAAATCTATGAGTCAATGTGTGCCTACAAGAACCTTCAGACTGAGCCAGCAATTAAGATTTTCCGTTTTGTAGCTCCCCTCTATTACATCAACAAAGAATGTTTTAAATCTGCCTTGTACAAGAAGACAATCAGCCCAGTCTTAGTGAAAGCAGCACGGAAGAAGGCAGCAAAGAGAAAGCTCAAAGAGAAGACAGTGACTTTCAGTGGCAGTCAGGATGAAGTTTCCATGAACCTCTCTTATGAGCCCCCAGCGCTCCATACCATAGTGATTGACTGCAGTGCCTTGCAATTTTTAGATACAGCAGGAATCCAGACACTCAAAGAAGTTCGCAAAGATTATGCAGACATCGGTATCCAGGTTCTACTGGCTCAGTGCAATCCCTCTGTGAGGAGTTCTCTGTACCGTGGAGAGTATTgcacaaaggaagaggaaacccTTATCTTCTACAGTGTACACCAAGCATTATGTTTTGCCCTGGACTTGCACAAACAGAAAGCATTGAGTGCTTCCAATGGTTTAAGCACTTCTACTGACTGA
- the TIGD6 gene encoding tigger transposable element-derived protein 6 yields MANKGNKKRRQFSLEEKMKVVEAVDSGKRKGDVAKEFGITPSTLSTFLKDRAKFEEKVREASVGPQRKRMRNALYDDIDKAVFAWFQEVHAKNILVSGSVIRKKALNLANMLGYDNFQASVGWLNRFRDRHGIALKAICREDNDKLINGIGIDKVNEWHAGEIIKLIADYSPDDIFNADETGMFFQLLPQHTLAAKGDHCRGGKKARQRLTALFCCNASGTEKMRPLIVGKSATPRCFKNVHSLPCDYRANQRAWMTRDLFNEWLTKVDAKMKQAERRILMLIDNCSAHNMLPRLERIQVGYLPSNCTAVLQPLNLGVIHNMKVLYRGRLLKQILLNLNNNEEKEKINIKQAIDMIAGAWWSVKQSTVVKCWQKAGIIPMEFTDTDPEEDDEPDIAIEKLWNSVAIATCVPNEVTFQDFVAADNDLLISRELTDVEIVESMMTGTSPEEGESESEDDEGVSLLEQPKLTVAEAISSVEKLRQFLSTCTDVPDAVFGQLNGIDEYLMTRVTHTLVESRITDFLQSK; encoded by the coding sequence ATGGCTAACAAGGGAAACAAAAAACGCCGGCAGTTTtctttggaggaaaaaatgaaagtagtaGAAGCAGTGGATTCTGGCAAGCGAAAAGGAGATGTGGCAAAGGAATTTGGCATCACCCCTTCTACATTGTCCACATTCTTAAAAGATCGTGCTAAATTTGAAGAAAAGGTAAGGGAAGCATCTGTGGGACCACAACGAAAAAGAATGCGTAATGCACTCTATGATGACATTGATAAGGCTGTGTTTGCTTGGTTTCAGGAAGTTCATGCAAAAAACATTCTTGTAAGTGGATCAGTGATTCGAAAAAAAGCATTGAATTTGGCAAATATGCTAGGCTATGACAATTTTCAAGCAAGTGTTGGCTGGCTTAATAGATTTCGTGATCGTCATGGGATTGCTTTAAAAGCAATCTGCAGAGAGGAtaatgataaattaataaatggtaTAGGAATAGATAAGGTTAATGAATGGCATGCTGGTGAAATTATAAAGCTGATTGCTGACTACAGCCCAGATGATATTTTTAATGCTGATGAAACAGGCATGTTTTTCCAGTTGTTGCCACAACATACGCTTGCCGCTAAAGGAGATCACTGCAGAGGAGGTAAGAAGGCCAGACAACGGCTGACTGCACTCTTTTGTTGCAATGCATCAGGAACTGAAAAAATGAGACCCCTGATTGTTGGGAAATCAGCTACCCCACGGTGCTTCAAGAATGTGCATTCGCTTCCTTGTGACTACCGTGCCAACCAGCGGGCATGGATGACTCGAGATCTATTTAATGAGTGGCTAACAAAAGTTGATGCAAAGATGAAACAAGCAGAACGCAGAATTCTTATGCTGATCGACAATTGCTCTGCACATAACATGCTTCCTCGTCTAGAGAGAATTCAAGTTGGTTATCTTCCATCAAACTGTACAGCTGTTTTACAGCCTCTGAATCTTGGTGTCATTCACAACATGAAAGTGTTATACAGGGGTCGACTCTTGAAGCAGATTCTTCTCAACCTCAACaataatgaggaaaaagaaaagatcaacaTTAAACAAGCTATTGACATGATCGCTGGAGCATGGTGGTCTGTTAAACAATCTACAGTAGTGAAGTGCTGGCAGAAAGCAGGCATAATTCCAATGGAATTTACTGATACTGATCCAGAAGAAGATGATGAACCAGATATAGCAATTGAAAAATTATGGAATTCAGTTGCTATTGCCACATGTGTTCCAAATGAGGTCACTTTTCAGGACTTTGTAGCTGCTGACAATGATTTACTTATATCTCGTGAGttaacagatgtggaaattgtTGAAAGCATGATGACTGGTACAAGCCCTGAAGAAGGTGAAAGTGAAAGTGAAGATGATGAAGGTGTCTCTTTGCTGGAGCAGCCAAAACTAACCGTTGCAGAAGCTATCTCAAGTGTAGAAAAACTCAGGCAATTCCTTTCTACATGTACAGATGTTCCTGATGCAGTCTTTGGACAGCTAAATGGTATAGATGAATATTTAATGACACGTGTAACACATACTCTTGTGGAATCCAGAATTACAGATTTTCTTCaatcaaaataa